A section of the Marinoscillum sp. 108 genome encodes:
- the lepA gene encoding translation elongation factor 4, whose product MKHIRNFCIIAHIDHGKSTLADRLIQSTETVSARDMQAQLLDDMDLERERGITIKSHAIQMYFPYEGNQYTLNLIDTPGHVDFSYEVSRSIAACEGALLVVDAAQGIEAQTISNLYLALENDLEVIPVLNKIDLPGAMVEEVSDQIIDLIGCDREDIIHASAKEGIGIQEILQAIVERIPAPTGDTEEPLQAMIFDSVFNTYRGIEVFFRVFNGTLNKGDHVKFVNTGKTYEADEIGVLRLTHEAKNSISAGNVGYLISGIKVAKEVKVGDTITHVSRPTQRTVKGFEDVKPMVFAGIYPVDTTEFEELRASMEKLQLNDASLVWEPETSMALGFGFRCGFLGMLHMEIVQERLEREFDMTVITTVPSVQFHAIMPDGAVLKVNAPSELPEPNYVSHVEEPYIRAQIITKSEFIGSVIGLCMDKRGEIKNQVYLTSDRVELTFELPLAEIVFDFFDRLKTISRGYASLDYELIGYRQSNMVKLDIMLNGEKVDALSAIVHRDKAYEWGKRLCEKLKELIPRQMFEIAVQASIGTKIIARESVKAMRKNVLAKCYGGDISRKRKLLEKQKKGKKRMRQVGNVEIPQEAFMAVLKLDS is encoded by the coding sequence ATGAAGCACATTAGGAATTTCTGCATCATTGCGCACATCGATCATGGTAAAAGTACCCTGGCCGATAGACTCATACAGTCCACAGAGACTGTTTCGGCAAGAGACATGCAAGCGCAGCTACTCGATGATATGGACCTGGAGCGTGAGCGAGGGATTACCATCAAGAGTCACGCCATACAGATGTATTTTCCCTATGAAGGCAATCAATACACCCTCAATCTGATTGACACTCCGGGCCATGTGGATTTTTCTTACGAAGTTTCCCGGTCAATAGCTGCCTGTGAGGGTGCCTTGCTAGTGGTGGATGCTGCTCAGGGTATAGAAGCACAGACGATTTCCAATCTTTACCTGGCTCTTGAAAATGACCTGGAGGTGATCCCTGTGCTTAATAAAATAGATCTTCCCGGAGCCATGGTGGAGGAAGTTTCAGATCAGATCATTGACTTGATCGGTTGTGACAGAGAAGATATCATCCATGCCAGTGCCAAAGAAGGCATAGGAATACAAGAAATATTGCAAGCCATAGTGGAGCGCATACCGGCGCCTACAGGCGATACTGAGGAGCCGCTTCAGGCCATGATTTTTGACTCAGTTTTTAATACCTATAGAGGGATAGAGGTTTTCTTCAGGGTTTTCAATGGCACCCTGAATAAAGGAGATCACGTGAAGTTTGTCAACACTGGCAAGACTTATGAAGCTGATGAAATAGGCGTACTTCGACTTACCCATGAGGCAAAGAACTCTATTTCGGCTGGAAATGTGGGCTATCTTATTTCTGGAATCAAAGTGGCCAAAGAGGTGAAAGTGGGAGACACTATCACCCACGTAAGTCGCCCTACTCAGCGTACGGTTAAGGGATTTGAAGATGTGAAGCCGATGGTTTTCGCAGGGATTTACCCTGTGGATACCACGGAATTTGAAGAGCTGAGAGCTTCTATGGAAAAACTCCAGCTCAATGATGCCTCTCTTGTATGGGAGCCTGAGACTTCCATGGCCCTTGGTTTTGGATTTAGATGTGGCTTCCTGGGGATGCTGCATATGGAGATTGTGCAGGAGCGTCTGGAACGTGAGTTTGATATGACCGTGATCACCACAGTACCTTCGGTGCAGTTTCATGCGATCATGCCGGATGGTGCAGTGCTGAAAGTGAATGCACCATCAGAGCTTCCGGAGCCCAACTATGTTTCGCATGTAGAGGAGCCTTATATACGGGCGCAGATCATCACCAAATCAGAATTTATCGGATCGGTTATCGGTTTGTGCATGGACAAGCGCGGTGAGATCAAAAATCAGGTATATCTCACCAGCGATCGGGTAGAGTTGACTTTTGAATTGCCACTGGCGGAGATTGTTTTCGACTTTTTTGATAGGCTGAAGACCATTTCGCGAGGGTATGCTTCACTCGATTATGAGCTGATAGGATACAGGCAGTCTAATATGGTGAAGCTGGATATTATGCTAAATGGGGAGAAAGTGGATGCCCTTTCTGCCATCGTTCATAGAGACAAAGCCTACGAATGGGGAAAGCGACTTTGCGAGAAGCTGAAGGAATTGATTCCTCGCCAGATGTTTGAAATTGCCGTTCAGGCTTCTATCGGCACCAAAATTATTGCCAGGGAATCTGTGAAAGCGATGAGAAAGAACGTATTGGCCAAGTGCTATGGGGGTGATATTTCGCGTAAGCGTAAACTCCTTGAAAAGCAGAAAAAAGGGAAGAAGCGTATGCGACAGGTGGGGAACGTGGAGATCCCTCAGGAGGCTTTCATGGCAGTCCTTAAACTAGATAGCTAA
- the folB gene encoding dihydroneopterin aldolase, whose protein sequence is MGLVSLEGMEFYARHGYYEEERKIGNKYSVDVQLEVDFAEAASEDKLEGTVNYEKVYEVVAEVMSIDAMLLEHLAGKMIRKLKEAFPKVSKVQVKVSKYNPPIKGLCHRAMVTLEG, encoded by the coding sequence ATGGGATTGGTTTCACTGGAAGGCATGGAGTTTTATGCGCGCCACGGCTACTACGAGGAGGAGCGCAAGATTGGGAACAAATACAGTGTTGATGTACAGCTGGAAGTAGACTTTGCGGAAGCGGCCAGTGAAGACAAGCTGGAGGGCACAGTCAACTATGAAAAAGTCTACGAAGTAGTGGCGGAGGTGATGAGCATTGATGCCATGCTATTGGAGCATTTGGCCGGAAAAATGATCAGAAAGCTGAAAGAGGCCTTTCCAAAAGTGAGCAAGGTACAAGTGAAGGTGAGCAAGTACAACCCCCCGATTAAAGGCTTGTGCCACAGAGCGATGGTCACTTTAGAAGGCTGA
- a CDS encoding iron-sulfur cluster assembly accessory protein has product MNEPVHITPKAQKEIKHIMANKNIPEGYGLRVGVKGGGCGVTFVLGFDKQKENDQAYEIAGIPVYIQKREMMFLLGKEVDFYDGADARGFVFVTPSTS; this is encoded by the coding sequence ATGAATGAGCCCGTACACATAACCCCGAAAGCACAAAAAGAAATCAAACACATCATGGCCAATAAAAACATCCCGGAGGGCTACGGCCTCAGAGTGGGTGTGAAAGGTGGTGGCTGTGGTGTGACTTTTGTGCTGGGTTTTGACAAGCAAAAGGAGAATGATCAGGCGTATGAAATTGCTGGAATTCCAGTCTATATTCAAAAGCGTGAGATGATGTTCCTCCTGGGAAAAGAGGTGGATTTTTATGATGGTGCGGATGCCCGCGGATTCGTTTTTGTCACGCCCTCTACGTCATGA
- the dtd gene encoding D-aminoacyl-tRNA deacylase, producing MIAVIQRVSEASVTISNKEVSRISDGLLILLGIEEADNNEDIDWLTKKVANLRIFSDEEEKMNLSLLDIGGEVLVVSQFTLHALTKKGNRPSYIRAASPDVAIPLYEAFVKKMESFGRPVLTGEFGGDMKVGLVNDGPVTIIIDTKNKQ from the coding sequence TTGATTGCCGTTATTCAGAGGGTTTCTGAAGCTTCGGTTACCATTTCGAACAAAGAGGTTTCCAGGATAAGTGATGGTTTGCTCATTTTGCTGGGTATTGAGGAGGCAGACAACAATGAGGATATTGACTGGCTCACCAAAAAGGTGGCCAACTTAAGGATTTTCTCAGACGAAGAGGAAAAAATGAACCTAAGTTTGCTGGATATTGGCGGAGAAGTTTTGGTCGTCAGTCAATTCACCCTTCATGCGCTCACAAAAAAAGGAAACCGACCTTCTTACATTCGCGCAGCGTCACCGGATGTTGCCATCCCTCTTTACGAGGCTTTTGTGAAAAAAATGGAATCGTTTGGCAGGCCAGTGTTGACTGGTGAATTTGGTGGAGACATGAAAGTGGGCCTCGTCAATGATGGTCCGGTAACCATTATTATCGACACCAAAAACAAACAATAG
- a CDS encoding YkvA family protein, with protein MGNAKLDRIFTKAKETVTQNEKVKSLLTEVKAKMDKINTDSEERSTFIYQIQVLVRMIRAHFNGKYSAFSTSTILTLVFGLIYFITPIDLIPDFIPALGLTDDISLIYFIFRNLAEDIGRFRSWEETTG; from the coding sequence ATGGGCAACGCGAAGCTGGATAGGATTTTCACGAAAGCAAAGGAGACAGTTACTCAAAATGAGAAAGTGAAGTCTCTGCTGACTGAAGTGAAAGCGAAAATGGACAAGATCAACACAGACTCGGAAGAGCGATCTACCTTCATTTATCAGATACAGGTACTGGTCAGGATGATTCGCGCCCATTTCAATGGGAAGTATTCGGCTTTTTCTACCTCTACCATTCTGACCTTAGTATTTGGTCTGATTTATTTTATTACCCCGATTGACCTGATCCCTGATTTCATACCGGCATTGGGATTGACAGACGATATTTCACTGATTTACTTTATTTTCAGAAACCTGGCCGAAGATATAGGGAGATTCAGATCTTGGGAAGAAACAACTGGCTGA
- a CDS encoding bifunctional 5,10-methylenetetrahydrofolate dehydrogenase/5,10-methenyltetrahydrofolate cyclohydrolase: MPTLLDGKKVAGDIKNEISARVQDLKSKGKRVPNLAIIIVGDDGASHTYVNGKIAACKSVGFDFTLMHFASTISEDKLIKHVENLNADEDIDGFIVQIPLPEHISVERVTESVKPEKDVDGFTNQNFGSIVSKHQLIMPATPFGVVELLRRYKIETEGKHCVIVGASRLVGAPLGMMMTEDGKATVTLCHKYTRDLSSHTKLADILIVGVGKPGLITADMVKDGAVVVDVGTTRIEDKSRKTGFRLAGDVEFDTVAEKCSFITPVPGGVGPMTIASLLLNTMKAYEDQHGG; this comes from the coding sequence ATGCCTACACTATTAGACGGTAAGAAAGTTGCCGGTGACATCAAGAATGAGATTTCGGCCCGCGTACAAGACCTGAAATCAAAAGGAAAGAGGGTTCCCAACCTGGCCATTATTATTGTAGGTGATGATGGTGCCAGCCATACCTATGTGAATGGTAAAATTGCAGCGTGCAAGTCAGTGGGGTTCGATTTTACCCTCATGCATTTTGCCAGTACCATCTCCGAGGATAAACTAATTAAGCATGTGGAGAACCTCAACGCCGATGAAGACATTGATGGTTTCATTGTGCAGATACCACTGCCGGAGCACATTTCTGTAGAGCGGGTCACCGAAAGCGTGAAGCCTGAGAAAGATGTAGACGGATTTACGAATCAGAATTTTGGGAGTATTGTTTCCAAGCACCAGCTCATCATGCCGGCTACACCTTTTGGAGTGGTGGAGTTGCTGAGGAGATACAAGATTGAAACCGAGGGTAAGCATTGTGTTATTGTGGGAGCCAGCCGATTGGTTGGGGCACCTCTGGGTATGATGATGACCGAAGATGGAAAGGCTACGGTAACACTTTGTCACAAATACACTAGAGACCTGTCCAGCCATACCAAACTGGCTGATATCCTGATCGTGGGAGTGGGTAAGCCAGGTCTCATTACGGCCGATATGGTGAAAGATGGCGCTGTGGTAGTGGATGTTGGGACTACGCGCATAGAAGATAAGTCAAGAAAGACTGGCTTTAGGTTAGCTGGTGATGTAGAATTTGATACGGTAGCGGAGAAATGTTCATTTATTACACCTGTACCCGGTGGAGTGGGCCCTATGACCATTGCTTCTTTACTTTTGAATACAATGAAGGCTTATGAAGATCAACACGGAGGATAA
- a CDS encoding DivIVA domain-containing protein, which produces MKITPIEIRQKNFEKKLRGYDKDEVSAFLLSLSNEWERVLDDNKELKIKLDQAEKEVRKLREVESSLFKTLKTAEDTGANLIDQANKASELHLKETQMNAEAMMSEAKAKAKNLIEKSEMEARQMIEEMQDAIKDLEQNYRALENHRDNIMAELKNFAEDIHDRINRTTKQQAPFKMEDHTKKVKALVRESEAWINKEKLEVKPVKMTPLKQPDLNNTRSHRPAPKPAPAPPAAKKPTESVKSQSGGGSFFDDLEE; this is translated from the coding sequence ATGAAAATCACGCCGATAGAGATAAGGCAGAAAAACTTCGAAAAGAAGCTTCGTGGGTATGACAAAGATGAAGTCAGTGCCTTTTTGCTTTCTCTTTCGAATGAATGGGAGCGGGTTTTGGATGATAATAAAGAACTCAAAATCAAGCTTGATCAGGCCGAGAAGGAAGTGAGAAAGCTGCGCGAGGTAGAGAGTTCGCTCTTCAAGACACTGAAAACCGCAGAAGACACAGGGGCCAATCTGATCGATCAGGCCAATAAGGCCTCAGAGCTTCACCTCAAAGAGACGCAAATGAACGCTGAGGCTATGATGAGTGAAGCCAAAGCCAAAGCCAAAAACCTCATAGAGAAGTCTGAAATGGAAGCCCGGCAGATGATAGAAGAAATGCAGGATGCCATCAAGGACCTGGAGCAGAACTATCGGGCGCTGGAAAATCACCGGGATAATATCATGGCGGAGTTGAAGAATTTTGCCGAGGACATCCATGACAGGATTAATAGAACGACTAAGCAGCAGGCACCATTCAAGATGGAGGATCATACCAAGAAAGTAAAAGCACTTGTTCGTGAATCCGAAGCCTGGATCAATAAAGAGAAACTGGAAGTGAAACCGGTGAAGATGACTCCACTGAAGCAGCCGGATCTCAACAATACCCGATCTCACCGCCCGGCACCCAAGCCAGCGCCAGCTCCACCGGCAGCTAAGAAGCCTACTGAGTCTGTCAAAAGTCAATCAGGAGGGGGTTCATTTTTTGATGATTTGGAAGAGTAA
- a CDS encoding 7-carboxy-7-deazaguanine synthase QueE has protein sequence MKINTEDKVLTDLPLMEYFLTIQGEGYHTGSAAYFIRLGGCDVGCVWCDVKESWDADAHPKVPLSQMVADAKASGSEIVVITGGEPLMYDLGDFTNQLHDAGLKTHIETSGAHPLSGDWDWICFSPKKFMAPLPEFYEESDELKVIVYNKSDFAWAESHAEKCHSKTRLFLQPEWSKKDDMMPLIVDYVKKNPKWRISLQTHKYLDIP, from the coding sequence ATGAAGATCAACACGGAGGATAAGGTGTTGACCGATCTCCCGTTGATGGAGTACTTCCTCACCATTCAGGGTGAGGGCTACCATACGGGCAGTGCGGCCTATTTTATCCGCCTTGGCGGATGTGATGTGGGGTGTGTTTGGTGCGATGTGAAAGAATCATGGGATGCCGATGCGCACCCAAAAGTTCCCTTAAGTCAGATGGTTGCTGATGCCAAAGCCTCCGGTTCTGAGATCGTGGTGATCACAGGTGGCGAACCGCTCATGTACGATCTGGGTGATTTTACCAACCAGCTGCATGATGCAGGATTGAAGACCCATATTGAGACTTCCGGAGCTCATCCGTTATCCGGTGATTGGGATTGGATTTGTTTTTCCCCTAAAAAATTCATGGCCCCTTTGCCGGAGTTTTATGAGGAATCAGATGAACTGAAAGTCATCGTTTACAATAAGTCCGATTTTGCATGGGCAGAATCCCATGCAGAAAAATGTCATTCCAAGACCAGGCTTTTTCTACAACCAGAGTGGTCAAAGAAGGACGACATGATGCCGCTTATCGTGGATTATGTAAAGAAAAACCCAAAATGGAGGATATCTTTACAGACACATAAGTATCTGGACATCCCATAA
- a CDS encoding oxidoreductase produces MSTHTALIVGATGLVGKHLLDHMLTKTYYSKIKILSRRTFEIGDPRAEVIVLPDFAEMNSISEQLHAEDYYCVLGTTIKLAGSKENFKKVDLEYPLMLAEIAQKSPEFRQYLVVTAAGSNADSPLFYNQVKGQLEEGLKQLHLRGLKIFRPSLLLGERRDFRLAEEFAKAVSKIFSFFMVGLRGRLWSINALDVAKAMHIVASEGKEGTRVYSSNDMFKIVNTQGL; encoded by the coding sequence ATGTCTACACACACCGCACTAATCGTAGGAGCTACTGGCCTTGTAGGGAAGCATCTGCTGGACCATATGCTCACCAAAACGTACTACAGTAAAATCAAAATTTTATCCCGCCGCACGTTTGAAATCGGTGATCCCAGGGCAGAGGTGATTGTTCTTCCTGATTTTGCAGAGATGAATTCTATCAGTGAGCAGTTGCATGCTGAAGATTATTATTGTGTGCTGGGTACCACTATCAAGTTGGCAGGATCCAAGGAGAATTTCAAAAAAGTTGACTTAGAATACCCTCTCATGCTCGCTGAAATCGCGCAGAAGTCTCCGGAGTTCAGGCAGTATTTAGTGGTGACGGCTGCCGGATCAAATGCAGATTCGCCATTGTTTTACAATCAGGTAAAGGGTCAGCTGGAGGAGGGACTTAAGCAGCTTCATCTAAGGGGGCTGAAGATTTTCAGGCCTTCACTGCTGCTGGGGGAGCGCCGTGACTTCAGGTTGGCGGAGGAATTTGCGAAGGCTGTTTCCAAAATATTCTCTTTTTTCATGGTGGGCCTGAGGGGCCGACTCTGGTCAATTAATGCCTTAGATGTAGCCAAAGCCATGCACATAGTGGCCTCAGAAGGCAAAGAAGGCACCAGGGTATACAGCTCGAATGACATGTTTAAAATTGTAAATACTCAGGGACTTTGA